In one Myxococcus xanthus genomic region, the following are encoded:
- a CDS encoding GspE/PulE family protein, with protein sequence MVQPVSGVGGTAPKSRDDFTTLFVLEALVAQGLLQPQQAQEVLAREGAARARVLKAHQGATGGSKEAARYDVSPVEIVAAFQVPLSNGRGVLDEDRVTEAAARAAGMTYRKIDPLKLDMALATRTVSRPYAQKHVLLPLERTPQGRLLVAVANPFDRELFESFHRLTGLPVEPVLSAKADILKSISDIYGFKKTLARAADDFSAAAGAQVANFEQLVSLSGTQELEASDRPVVQAVDYLLRYAFDNRASDIHIEPKRTTSVVRLRIDGVLHPVHTLPAPVHPPIVSRVKMLARIDISERRKPQDGRIKTERDGREVELRVSTLPTAFGEKVVIRIFDPETLVQDIAQLGFEPDEKSAFESWIDQPHGLILVTGPTGSGKTTTLYSALKALAGPDVNVTTIEDPIEMVWDAFNQVQVQPKVGLDFAGALRHILRQDPDVIMVGEIRDPETAENAIQSALTGHLVLSTLHTNDALGAVARMRDLGVPSFLLAQSLLGVMAQRLLRRVCSHCAQETTLTPDELLALQAPLPLLPGGVRLLKGAGCVRCRGTGFVGRTGVFEIVTSAGELRDLIAREAPYSQMVDAARRSGMRTLREAAVRKLAQGFTAFDEVVRMTTV encoded by the coding sequence TTGGTACAGCCAGTGAGCGGCGTGGGTGGCACTGCTCCGAAGAGCCGGGATGACTTCACCACGCTGTTCGTGCTGGAGGCGCTCGTTGCCCAGGGGCTGCTGCAACCCCAGCAGGCCCAGGAGGTGCTGGCCCGCGAGGGCGCCGCGCGCGCCCGGGTGCTCAAGGCCCACCAGGGGGCCACGGGGGGCAGCAAGGAGGCCGCGCGGTACGACGTATCTCCGGTGGAAATCGTGGCGGCGTTCCAGGTGCCGCTGTCCAACGGCCGAGGCGTGCTGGACGAGGACCGCGTCACGGAGGCTGCCGCGCGCGCCGCCGGCATGACCTACCGGAAGATTGACCCGCTCAAGCTCGACATGGCGCTGGCCACGCGCACCGTGTCCAGGCCCTACGCGCAGAAGCACGTGCTGCTTCCCCTGGAGCGCACCCCGCAGGGCCGGCTGCTGGTGGCGGTGGCCAACCCTTTCGACCGGGAACTCTTCGAAAGCTTCCACCGCCTGACGGGGCTGCCGGTGGAGCCCGTCCTCAGCGCGAAGGCGGACATCCTCAAGTCCATCAGCGACATCTACGGCTTCAAGAAGACGCTGGCGCGCGCCGCCGACGACTTCAGCGCCGCCGCCGGAGCCCAGGTCGCCAACTTCGAGCAGCTCGTCTCGCTCAGCGGCACCCAGGAGTTGGAGGCGTCGGACCGGCCCGTGGTGCAGGCGGTGGACTACCTGCTGCGCTACGCGTTCGACAATCGCGCCTCGGACATCCACATTGAACCCAAGCGCACCACCAGCGTGGTGCGTCTGCGCATCGACGGCGTGCTGCACCCGGTGCACACGCTGCCGGCGCCGGTGCATCCGCCCATCGTCTCGCGCGTGAAGATGCTGGCGCGCATCGACATCTCCGAGCGCCGCAAGCCGCAGGACGGCCGCATCAAGACGGAGCGCGACGGCCGCGAGGTCGAACTCCGCGTGTCCACGCTGCCCACCGCGTTCGGCGAGAAGGTGGTCATCCGCATCTTCGACCCGGAGACGCTGGTGCAGGACATCGCCCAGCTCGGCTTCGAGCCCGACGAGAAGAGCGCCTTCGAGTCCTGGATTGACCAGCCACACGGCCTCATCCTCGTCACGGGCCCCACGGGCAGCGGGAAGACGACGACGCTCTACTCCGCGCTCAAGGCGCTGGCGGGCCCGGACGTCAACGTCACCACCATCGAAGACCCCATCGAAATGGTGTGGGACGCCTTCAACCAGGTGCAGGTGCAGCCCAAGGTGGGGCTCGACTTCGCCGGAGCGCTGCGCCACATCCTCCGCCAGGACCCGGACGTCATCATGGTGGGCGAGATTCGCGACCCGGAGACGGCGGAGAACGCGATTCAATCCGCGCTCACCGGCCACCTGGTGCTGTCCACGCTGCACACCAACGACGCGCTGGGCGCGGTGGCGCGCATGCGGGATTTGGGCGTGCCGTCCTTCCTCCTGGCGCAGAGCCTCCTGGGCGTCATGGCGCAGCGGCTGCTGCGCCGGGTGTGCAGTCATTGCGCGCAGGAGACGACGCTGACACCGGATGAGCTGCTCGCGCTCCAGGCGCCCCTGCCGCTGCTGCCCGGTGGTGTGCGCCTGCTCAAGGGGGCAGGGTGCGTGCGTTGCCGTGGCACCGGCTTCGTGGGCCGCACGGGCGTCTTCGAAATCGTCACCAGCGCGGGCGAGCTGAGAGACCTCATCGCCCGCGAGGCCCCCTATTCGCAGATGGTGGACGCGGCCCGGCGCTCCGGCATGCGGACGCTGCGCGAGGCCGCCGTGCGCAAGCTGGCCCAGGGCTTCACCGCCTTCGACGAGGTGGTGCGGATGACGACCGTCTGA